gcttaataataataattctaaaaaGGCAAATGGCCAAGATACCTCTGAATGAACATTGCCATGCTATTTGTGGATTTAACAAAGTAACTTTCTCCAAAACTTTGAGCATTggctaaaaatataataaaacacttaagaaattaatataaaCTACCAGCCTAATATATCAGACTCTCTTTAGTGTCTCATACACCTTTAAAAACAGGCAGAAGTGGAAGAGATGTTTGAATTCTCAGGGTCTCAGTGCTCCTAGGCTAGATTCCTGGACTGTGCTGGTACTAATACCTCCTGCCAGCAGGGGGTGGCAGTCCAGACAGCATGGCTCCGCActtggaaagggaggaagggtCTGAGAATTGCCAATTACATTCTCCCCTGTTCCCTTCCCCCTACACAGAAGCCCGAAAGTCCAGGGGAGTGCTCTCCCCACAGGATGCTGGGGAGCAGAAGAAACTGTTTCCAGTTCATGCAAGGAGTATGTGTGTGCAGATCATATACTATCCAAACATGTGCAGATTACAACCCATTGGGATTGTCCCAACTAGAGTTAAAGTGGATTTGCTGAGGCAGCTCTAAAGAGTTGCTCTGGGCTGTGGTGGATTCAGCCAGATTATAATGCTCTGAAATAGCCTTTTCCTACTGGAGACACACAAAGAGGAAGACAACATCTAATAGAGCAGTATGGCTGGAGAGTTATGGAGGAGGGATGGGGACCCCCAGGACTGGGAGCTCTCCACATTGGAAGGGAAGAAGttgtcttccttttccctctattTTGCTTTTGGGAAATCCTGTCAGTGTTCTTTTCATCATGGttcctgtttctttgtctttatgaGAGATACTGTTAACTTTCACCTCTCTAATTTAGTCATCAAGAGTGTCATCAGCCCTTCTATtggaattttttcattattttgggcAACACAATGAAAAACTTTCAAGGATtcccattatttctttttcaaattagcTTTAGTATTCTCCAGGTTAACTAGATCTATTTCTAGTCTGTTGTTAGTAATAACAAAGACACTGCTCCTGAAAAGCTTCTAGATGTAAGCATTGGCCTTGCTGTCAACCTAGAGGAGACTCCCTGATTTGACATTGGATCCTATGCAGGTATAGGGAACTGAAACCGCTACTGCAGAGTATTGGCAGCTAATGATGTTAGTGCATTTAAGGTTTTAGTTCAACTACTCTGTCCAGAGCCTAGAAGTTGTCTATTAGCTTCAGAGGTCCAGATATATATGGCCATACAAATTCAACACTTAATTTGCAAAATGAACAAACGTGTTTGAAGTCTTTTGGAGGCCAGCTACACCTGGCATCTCCAGACCGAGCTCAAGAAACACTGTTTTTGGCAAAAGCCACCCACAACCTGGGGAATCCTTGAACCACTACTCAGTTACTCAGGAAAATGCCTCCTGTGCTTCCAATCATCCCCtagtctctcctttccttcccatgTCCTTGAGGCTGAGGTTTTGAGTGTAATTGATATACATTCCTTATTGGGTGAAGGACACTTAAGACTCCATTTATGAAATATTGGATATGAAAATATTGCATATGAAATATTGGATATCCAGTATGAAATATTGGATATTGTCATTTTTTGAGATACTGATTTAAGATTAATCTCTCACTGAAGTATGCATTTAGGTGTTATAACTCATTTCCTTATGGGACTAAAAGGAAATTTTTGTATAGTGAAAATTTTGTTGTGGCAATTAAGAGCTTGCACACATGCTGGGATGACTAAACTCGCTGAATGTGTTTCTACCTCCATCCTCCTTGGCTGCTAAGAACCACAAGTAATGTTAAAAGTGAAAGACTAAAAGGTCTAGAATAGAAATGCTAAGCCCCTGAGTGGAGCATTTGCATAGAGAACTATTACTGGTCTGTTAATTTGGCATCCTTTGGAAAACTGACccctcaaaaatgaaaaactgaagcCCCTCCCAAAGGGCTGTCAGGAAACCTACATTTATGGAGTTTTCATGGTTATTAGACCCAAGAACAAGAAATGTTAAGTCTGGAGCCAGATACTGATATGTCACCACTCTCACATAAGATCACTGCTCAAGGCTAGGACTCATGAAGCAGTAGGTAGGCATGTACAAAACCTCATGTCTCCGTGAGCTGATCAAGGTTTCCAGGATAGTGGTTAGCTACAAGAACTACTGACCAAGATAAGGACATTCCACCCTGTCCAAATCTAGGCCTACACACTACTGATTTCAGGTGAGCAACATTAACATGTTGCCTCCACAAGGCAATCCTCCTTCATCATATCAAAGTCAGGAAGACAATATTCTCCAGCCTACAATATCCCTGTGCTTCCTATGTATTCTTCAGAAGTGTAAAATTCCACCTCAGTCATTGGGACCCTCCAGTCATCATATACTCTTAACGGCCATCATTGTGACCTGAATAAGTGAAGTCAAGTAAATATGATAACACAAGCCAGCCTGAAATAAGGAATAAAACCCACCTTCCCAACAGAAAAACACGAAGGAACCCCAAAGTCCAAGCTTACTGTACTACAAAGataatcctaaaaatttataAGACATAATGGCACATAAGTATTACACAAAATCTCTACTTTGTGTTGTTTATGAGTGCCCAAATGTCTGAAAAAACCCATGTCTTCTTTTTCCATGAAACTATTACCCATATTTTTCCTACCTAGAAACAAGCAGTTCCATTGCCATTCTTATTTTCCACTTAATTCTGTTTATAACATCATATTTTGTTCAATACAATCTCCATTCAAAGCACCATTCCAGTTCTCAGCACTATAATACTACAAGCTATGTGTTTCTCCCCACCAATCAAGCAAatgatgaaaaatacaaataacatgaaaaaattaggaagactcaatattgtcaggaagtcagttcttcccaaattgatctgTAAGTTGAATGCAGTTCCagtgaaaatcccaccaagctaTTGTGTGGATattaacaaactgattctaaagtttatatggagaggcaaaacACTCAGAATAGCCAAGTCAGTATTGAAAGAGAACTAAGTTGGAGGGCTGacactacccaatttcaagacttattgtaaagctacagtaatcaagatagtgtagTATTGGCAAAACAATAGATAAATAgattaatagaacagaatagagagcccataaaatGACCAACATATAGTCAATGGATCTTCCACAAAGgagcaaagacagtcttttttttttaaagattttatttatttatttgtcagacagagaggagcgagagtgagcacaggcagacagagaggtaggcagagggagaagcaggctccctgccaggcaaggagcctgacgcgggactcgatcccaggacgctgggatcatgacctgagctgaaggcagctgcttaaccaactgcaccacccaggcgtcccgcaaagACAGTCTTTTagacaaatggtgctggaacaagtGGACATCtacacgcaaaaaaaaaaaaaaaaaaattagacacagacgttacacccttcacaaaaataaattaaaaaatggaaagaacctagatgtccatcaacagaagaatggataaagaagatgtggtggggcacctgagtggctcagtgggttaagcctcttccttcagctcagatcatggtcttagggtcctgggattgagccctgcatcaggctctctgcagcggggagcctgctcccccccccatctgcctctctgcctccttgtgatttgtctgtcaaataaataaaatcttaaaaaaaaaaaacctgagggttgccagcgggaggggagttgggagagggtggttgggttatggggaaggtatatgctatggtgagtgctgtgaagtgtgtaaacctggcgattcacagacctgtacctctggggctagtaatacattatatgttaataaaaaattaaaaataaaaagagtgcctgggtagtgcagttggttaagtgtctgactcttggttttggttcaagttgtgatctcagggtcataagatccagTCCCAGACTGGACTCCAcagtcagcacagagtctgcttgaaattctgtctccctgtccctctgcccctcctgctcattctctctctctctcaaataaataaataaatctttaaaaaaataaaatggactatagacctaaatgtaaaacacaaaacaataaaactcctaCAAGATGACACAGGGTAAAAGCTAAGTGCCCTTGGgtatggcaatgactttttagatataacaccaaagacgcaattcatgaaagaaataattgataagctgtacttcattaaaatttaaaaatcctgtgaaagacaatgtcaagagaatgagaagatatgatccatatatacaatggagtattatgcctccatcagaaaggatgaataccgaacttttgtatcagcatggatgggactggaggagattatgctggtgaaataagtcaagcagagaaagccaatcatcatatggtttcacttacttgtggagcataaggaataatatggaggatgttaggagaaggaaaggaaaagtgaactggggtaaatcggagtgggagatgaagcatgagagactgtggactctgagaaacaaggttttggaggggagggggtgacacgatgggtgagcctggtggtgggtattgtggaaggcatgtattgcagggagccctgggtgtggtgcataaacaatgaatcttggaacaatgaaaaaatttttaaaagattaaaaaaaagacaagccacagactgggagaaaatatttgcagaacaaacatctgataaaggattgttatccaaaatgtatgaagagcatttaaaactcaaaaataaaacaaacagccctatttaaaaatgagcaaaagacctGAAAATACACTTCAccaaataagacatacagatgtcaagtaagcacatgaaactatgctccacatcatatgtcatcagggaaatgtaaattaaagcaatgagataccactacccaccttagaatggccaaagtctGGAGCACTAACAACAcaaaatgctggtgagaatgggGAGTaacaggaattctcattcattgctggtggaaatgtgaaAGGtaaagccactttggaagacagtttgcaGTTATCTTACAAAACTAAGcgtactcttaccatatgattaGCAGTTGTGCTCCtttgtatttatccaaaagagctgaaaatttatgtccaaacaaaaacctgtacacggatgtttatagcagcttcatTCATAATTGCTGAAATTTAGAAACAACCAATAAGTCTTTCAGTAGCTGAGTGGATAAAATATGGTGCACccagacaatggaatgttattcagcattaaaaagaaatgagttatcaagtcatgaaaagacatggagaaatctTAGATGCATATTACTAAAtaaaagaagtcaatctgaaaagatatatactatataatttcaaCTACATGAccttctggaaaaagcaaaactggagacagtaaaaagatcagtggttgacAGAGTTTAGTGTGGAAGGAGGGATGAatgagcagagcacagaggatttgggGGGCAGGGAAACCACTTTGCATGACATTATAATGGTGGATAcgtatcattatacatttgtcaaaaccagGAGGATGTACAAGACCAAGAGTAAATCTTAATGTCAACTGTTTGactaattgtaacaaatgtaccactgtAGTGTGAGATGTCAATTACATAGGGGGTGGGCTGTGTTTTGGGGGAAGTAAAGAATATATGGGAGATCTCTGTATTTtccactcagttttgctgtgaaccaaaaattgttctaaaaaaataaagtttgttaattaaaaataatgcaaaatgatGGTTGCATAACTTTTAAGTAATTACCTCTGCAATGAATGGCCCTATTTGCAAATAAGggcacattctgaggtactgagggTTACGATTTcaccatatgaattttgggaggacacaatttAACACATAACAATCTTAAACAGtcaggttcctgggtggctcagatggtcaaGGGGATGCTTTTGgctcgtcatgatcccagggtcctgggattgagtcctgcattgggctccctgctcagtggggagcctgcttctttctttctctctctctctctctctctcgtgattaaataaataaaatctttcaaaaacaatcTTGAACAATTAAGGGGAGTAATTTCTGTCTATCCATGTATTCTTCCACAGAAATTTTTTATAGTCCACATCAAAAATTTCATTGATCCAAGACTGGTGATTCAAAAGAGCTATTGTAGCCCAAGTGTGTGTAAAAATTAGAATGTTATTGGCTCTGAGTACCCAAAATGATCAGTGATATTAGCCATGTGAATGAGCCATCTTGGGTTTACAGCCCAGTTAAGCCTTCATATCATTAAATTTCCAAATTACACCTTCAACCACATGAGAAATCTCAAGAGAGAACTACCCAGCCAAACTTTCCCCCAATTCTTAACTCACAAAATTGTGAGCagaataaaatggttgttttaagccagtaTGTTTTGGGTAATTGGTTACAcaacaaaaataactttaatggAAAAAGTTCCCAGATTAATAACTTCTATGAAacataaaaaaaggagaaacatcccaatgaagaaataggaaaaataaaaatttcaaacaaaagGAATCAGAAATGGACCCCTAACTAAGGTATTTAACCTCATTTATAAGCagagaaattcaaaataaaagcacaatgaaataatatttgagCCACATACTATTAAATgttggtgggggcacctgggtggctcagtcagttaagcagccaactctcaatttcagctcaagtcatgatctcagggtcctgggatggggccccgtGTCTGACtcctcactcagcggggagtttgctcaaggattctccctctccctctgccccttaccctgctCAAGCtatttctctctaataaataaataagtcttttttttttaaaggagggcatgtgatgtgatgagcactgggtgttatatgcaacagatgaatcattgaatactacatctgaaaataatgatgtactatatgttggctaactgaattaaaacttaaaaaataaatgatgatgaTATGGAAATTGATAGAGGTTTAAATTGGTATAGCAACCTCGAGAACAATTTGACAATTTatcttaaaactgaaaatattctttGACTCAGCAATGCCACAGCTAGGTACACACCTTAGTGAAACTCTCCAAGATTATTTAGAGCAACATTATTTGTGAGAgctaaaaataagaaactaaCTTCTGTCAATGggaaatttataaatgaatttttgtaCACATACACAGtcctacaatgagatattatacAGAATTGAAAATTGATGAAACAAATCTGCATGTCTCAAAATGGCAGTTCTCACAAACATGATTAGTTAACTAAATGGATGAGTACTTTTATATAAAGTCTAAAACATGAGAACATAAGGAAatgcaaagaaatgtaaatgaagaACAGTGCCTCCCTCTATGGGGCAGAGAGCTGGAGGCTATTGAGAAGGAATATGCAAAGAGGTTAACTCCATTAGCAGTGTTTTATGTCTTAGGTGCTAGGTATAGAAGTATTGGTTGCACTTTTATACCTTTTTGTATGTTTAATATTgtagaatgtattttttatagTACTTACTTACCAGAAGCTCTTGTAAAAAGAATTCCCAGGTGTGTTTCAGACCCAGCAGATCAGAATCCCCAGAGGTGGGACTCAAGAATTTGCCTCCTAGGTAACCCTGACACTAGGGGCCTAAGCCAGGAGAAGCCCATCCCTGTGGAGGTGGCGTACTTCATGCTGTATTACACTTCCACTTTATAAGTGACATTTATCTATCAGTTCCTCAATTTTAGAGCCTTTGTGCTAGCTACCATGCAAGACAATGTGGACATAAAAACAAGATCTTTTTTCTTGCTTCATGGGTCTTTTCAAATAGAAGTGGAGGACACATTGACATTGAGTGGAGGAGACATTATCCTTTGTTGTCCTTTGAGCAGAGAGTTGAGGAGGCCCTAAAATGAGAGGGCAGGTTAACTCCAATTACAAAAGGTTTCAAAAATTTTCAAACTGAACATGTTGAAATCAATCAGTTCGACCCTGGTGTCCCTAAACCCCTCTTTCCTGATATGCAGGACAGCCACAGTCTGCTTCATTGCACCTGACTGGGACCTCTACACGCTTCCGCCAAGAGAAATTCTGGATTCCCCGCTTTGCCTTGGCTGTACTTTCCATCTCTCCATAATGTCTCATAACTTTGCCATTTACTCATTGTGTGACTGGGCTGGCTGTGTCCCTTCTCTGAGACTCCCTTTCTGCCTCTGTAAGTTGAGCAGATGGTTAAGTCCTCAGAGTGGCAAAACTTGGACCAGTATGTAGCCTTCCAGGTCACCATGTTATTTCATTGCCTTTCTGGGATCACAAAAAGCTGATTTGAAAATTGGCAACCACGTGTTTTATCAGAGACATGGATTCTGAGTAACCTCCTAGATGTTTTAGGAAAAATAAGACACATGTGGTAGACTTTCAAGGCACTCCTGACTAGATCCCATTGCATATACCATGGAAAGTGAATCACGAGTTTTGGAGAAAACAATTTTAGGCAGTCTTGCCATTTTCCCACGATTGAGCAGAAGGAAACCTACAAATCTGAGGCATAGCCAGTTTTGTCTCTAGTAAATATGAGGAGGATTTTTCTTCCTTACCAGGACTGTGAGTGGAAGTAAATTCTAATGTGGATGAAACAGCCAAAAGAGACATAGCCTCAAGTCTACTCAAAGAGTTATGGGGACCAATTTAGGATGTAAACTGGGAATATGAGTGGAGCGTTCTATGCCCCACCTGGTCCAAGGCGGCTTTCCAGACCTGGTTGGGTGAGTGAGCCTCCCAAGGGTCATCAAGCACAGGCTCCTCCTTGTGTGACTGGGGAGAGTCCTGCCCACAGGAGGCAAGGATGCAGTTAGCAGGGCAGACAGGAGCACACAGAGCACTGGACCCTTTGCGTGAGGGCAGCCACTCGCTCCATTCTTCTGATGGCCCTGGGGTCCTAGAGATGCAGCACAACACACAGCCTACTGCCAGGAGGAAAATGCAGGCCCAAGATGTTGAGCTCCATTTCCAGACAGTGGACTTGACGCCCTCAAAATGGAAAAAGCCCAAGCAAACCAAAACGGTGGGTCACCCTTTCTAGGGACAGGCCACTGGCACTGGGGTAGCGACGCGCCTTGGCCAGTGGGTCTGGGTGAGCAGGTCCTGCGTGCACCCACAGCGGCCTCGccctcgccccccgccccccgccccgcagcAAGCCTGGGGGACTGCAGACCCTCCGTTGGGGTGGAGTGTGTGAGTGCTCGAGTGTGCGCACGAGGCGTCTCCTCCACGTAATTAATGGCACCTGGACGAGGTGCTGCCCGCCAGGCTGGGACAGGACCAGTCTTGGgcggggtggaggaggggggcagCAGGCGAAGAGGCCCCCAGgacgccctccccgcccccaatcCCGTTCCCCACCCACGCCAGAGCGCAGCGCCCGCGGGCGCATCTCGGGCCTGCCCAGCCCCTCTCCGGCGGCTCCCCGCGGACTTGGGGCCCCCGCGGGTGTGGAACCCTCGCCACGCTGACGCGCCGAGGGCACGCTCCGGGAGCGGCGGGCGGTGGACCGGGCTGGGTCAGGGATGGGGGCACCGAGTCGCGGATCCCCCGGGTCCCCCCACCTGTGCCAGCGGCCCCTCAGGGGgccggggtggtggtggggggggggaggagcggCTGACGTCACGCGCGGTCCCGGGGTGCCCGCGGCGGTGGCCGCAGCCCGGCCGCGTGACCCGAGCGCGCCAATGGCCCGGCGGTCTCCGGGGCGACGCGGAGGGTCCGCGCTCcgccgcccccgcgcccccgccccgagTCCGCACTGCAGAGAGTGGCGGCGAGCAGGCGCCGGCGCGCTGGCCCACGTGCCGCGCGGAGAGAGGGACCGCGAGAGGAAGCGGGAGAGCCGCGCGAGAGAGCCGGGGAGAGAGGCGCGCAGCACCCGGCCGCTGCTCCGCGCAGCCCCTGCGCCCCTCCTGCTGGGACCTCCGCCGGGAAAGACCCCGACCCAGAGGAAGGTACCAGACCCCGGGGAGGGTGCGCTTGGCCCCCGGGAGACCCCGCCGCCCTCCGCCCGCTCCAGCGGGACTGCGGCAGCccgcgggggcggggtgggggaggagggggctgtggtCCCCCGCGGGTCGGTGGAAGGCGGGGCAGGGATCGAGCCTGGGCGGCAGAGGCGCCGCCCCGGGGGAGGAGGGTCACCTGGCGGTGGGAGGAGGGTGTGGGCATTAACCTCGCTCTCGCCCGGTTCCCGTTCGCAGGCTGTGGAGACCTGGTCTGTCTCCTGTCGCCCTGGGACTTGACTCTGATATATGTGCATCACGCAGTGATCATTCCCCCCTCAACTAGACTCCGCAGAGACTGGGGACATGCCATTGACCCTGTTGCAGGATTGGTGTAGGGGGGAACACCTGAACACCCAGCGGTCCATGCTCATCCTGGGGATTCCTGAGGACTGTGGTGAGGATGAATTCGAGGAGACTGTTCGGGAGGCTCTCAGGCACCTGGGCAGGTATAGGGTCATTGGTAGGATGTTTAGGAGGGAAGAGAATGCCCAAGCGTTTCTCTTGGAGCTTGCCCAAGATATTGACTATTCTTTGATCCCCAGGGAAATACCTGGAAAGGGAGGGCCCTGGGAAGTGGTTGTAAAACCTCGGAACTCAGATGGGGAATTTCTCAATAGACTGAACCGCTTCTTAGAGGAAGAGAGGCGGACAGTGTCTGACATGAACAGGGTGCTTGGATCGGACATCAACTGTCCTGCTCCAAGACTGGCCATATCTCCTGACTTCTGGACTTGGGCCCAGACCCTGGGGGCCGCAGTGCAGCCACTGCTAGAACAAGTGTTGTACAGAGAACTAAGAGTGTTTTCTGGGAACACTGTGTCCATCCCAGGGGCATTGGCCTTTGAAGCCTGGCTTGAGCACACCACTGACATGCTACAGATGTGGCAGGTCCCCGAGGGTGAAAAGAGGCGGCGGCTGATGGAATGCTTGCGGGGCCCCGCTCTGCAGGTGATCAGCGGGCTGCGGGCCAGCAATGCTGCTATAACTGTGGAGGAGTGCCTGGCCGCCCTGCAGCAGGTGTTTGGACCTGTGGAGAGCCGCAAAATTGCCCACGTAAAATTTTGTAAGGCCTATCAGGAGGTAGGAGAGAAAGTCTCCAGCTTTGTGCTGCGTTTGGAACCCCTGCTCCAAAGAGCCGTAGAAAAAAATGCAGTGTTACGGAGGAATGTGAATCAGGCTCGTCTGAAACAAGTCTTAAGTGGGGCTACCCTTACTGACAAACTTCGAGACAGGCTTAAGCTGATGAAACAGCGAAGGAAGCCACCTGGTTTCCTGGCACTGGTGAAGCTCCTACGTGAGGAAGAGGAGTGGGAGGCCACTTTTGGTCCAGACAGGGAGAGGATACCAGGGCTAGACGCAGGCGTAAGGTCATCTGCCAGAGCCAATGCTTTCAGAGCAGTGTCCTTCCCTGCCCCTGGCAACACTCTTCAGGCCAGGCCTTCCCAAGGCTTCAGacgcaggaggggcagaggacagcACCGAAGGGGACGTGTGCTAAGGGCCAGGTCTCGAGGTTCAGGAAAACGGAAACACCACACGTTCTGCTATAGCTGCGGAGAAGACGGCCACATTAAGGCGCAGTGCAGCAATGCTCCAAACCTGCACTTGGTAAGGCAGAGGAGACAGGCTGCGGCAGAGTCGGGAAATGGGAACTGGGCTTGGGAAAAGAGCCATCCCAAGCCCAAGGCCAAGTAGGCTCCGGAGAACAGGGCAGCTCCTCTTACTACAGGCCAAGGAAATGGAAGAGTTATTGCAAGAATGGAAAGGGGCAGTCCACACAAACAGCAGGGTACtcgagtggggtggaggggcaaagaAGCCAGACCCAGGCTGAGCCCCCTCATCCTCTGTCAGCTGAAAGGGACTGCACTCACCAAGCCACACGGGGCTCAGTGATGGCCAAGAGCAGTGCCCTGAAGAGGTGCCAGAGACACAAGTGGCAGGCTGCCACACTCAGCGCATGGGGTGCACCAGATGCAGGCAGAGACTTCGACATCGCAGAGGCTGAAGAAGGTGCAGCTGGGGACTCGGTCATTGGTCCCATTGTCTGGCCACCCCTATATGCCCACCCCATGGGCTCCGAGCTAAAGATGCTTACTGGCCCTCAGGCTATACTGGGCCTGAAGGAATCTTCCCCAGGGCC
Above is a genomic segment from Neovison vison isolate M4711 chromosome X, ASM_NN_V1, whole genome shotgun sequence containing:
- the PNMA3 gene encoding paraneoplastic antigen Ma3, encoding MPLTLLQDWCRGEHLNTQRSMLILGIPEDCGEDEFEETVREALRHLGRYRVIGRMFRREENAQAFLLELAQDIDYSLIPREIPGKGGPWEVVVKPRNSDGEFLNRLNRFLEEERRTVSDMNRVLGSDINCPAPRLAISPDFWTWAQTLGAAVQPLLEQVLYRELRVFSGNTVSIPGALAFEAWLEHTTDMLQMWQVPEGEKRRRLMECLRGPALQVISGLRASNAAITVEECLAALQQVFGPVESRKIAHVKFCKAYQEVGEKVSSFVLRLEPLLQRAVEKNAVLRRNVNQARLKQVLSGATLTDKLRDRLKLMKQRRKPPGFLALVKLLREEEEWEATFGPDRERIPGLDAGVRSSARANAFRAVSFPAPGNTLQARPSQGFRRRRGRGQHRRGRVLRARSRGSGKRKHHTFCYSCGEDGHIKAQCSNAPNLHLVRQRRQAAAESGNGNWAWEKSHPKPKAK